The window ACGAGCGCGGCGTCGGCCGCCGGGTCGCTGCTCCTGCCGGCCACCAGGCTCGCGATGTCCATCGGCATGACGAACCCGAGAGTGCTGTGGTCACCCCAGATGCAGATGGTCATCGTCACGTCCTTCGGGCCGCCGCTGCTGCTGCCGGTGGGCGCCGAGGCCTGCTGGCACTTGAGGACCGCACCGTCGAGCCCGTCCGGCGTGTACACGGTCGGCTCGCCCTTCAGAGAGGCCCCGCTGTCGCTGTCCTTCTGGGACTCGCTCTTCATGTACGCGAACATCGCGTCCACGGTCTTCCCGGGGTCGTCGATCGTGCCGTAGACCCCGGCGAAGTTGATCGCCTTCTTGCTCAGCGGGTTGTCGGCGTCGCCGGACTCGTAGCCGGCGCTGACGTCGTGCGGGTCCTGCACGCCCCACTTCGCGGCGTCCTTCAGGTCCTTGTCCGTCATGGAGCCGCTGTCGCTCTTCGACTTCTTGTACTCCGTCAGCACCGTCGCCGGAGTCGTCAGCTTGTGGGGGCCGTCGTCCGCGACGTCGCTGCTGCCACTCCCGCCGAGCACGAAGTACGCGCCCACCGCCACGGCCGCCACCACGGCCACCGCGCCGATGATCAGGCCCGTCTTCTTCTTCCCGCCGGCCGGCTGCGGCGCCTGGGGCATGCCGTACGGCCCCGGCTGCTGCGGCACACCCTGCTGGGGGTAGCCGTAACCCGGCTGCGGCGGCGCCGCGGGTGCCTGCTGGGGGTAGCCGTAGCCGGGCTGCGGAGCCTGCGGCTGCTGGCCGTACGGTCCAGGCTGCCCCGGCTGGCCGTACGGACCCGGCTGCTGGGGCTGCTGGCCGTACGGGCCCGGCTGGTTGCTGCTCATTACGGGGTTCCCCTCCAGATGCTTATGTGTTCCTGACATCCTGGCCCAGGCCCGGGAAACGCACGGCACCGGGGGCCGCACCGTTACAGAACAAACGTGTTTCGGGACCACGCCGTGACACCTCTAAACTGACCCCCGTGACCGAGAACGCTCATCAGCAGCCACCCGCGCCCGACTCCGAACTGCCGACCCAGTACGCGCCGGCCGATGTAGAGGGGCCGCTGTACGAGCGCTGGGTAGAGCGCGGTTACTTCGAGGCGGACGCGAAGAGCGACAAGCCGCCGTACACGGTCGTCATCCCGCCGCCGAACGTCACCGGCAGCCTGCACCTCGGGCACGCCTTCGAGCACACGCTCATCGACGCCCTGACCCGCCGCAAGCGGATGCAGGGCCACGAGACGCTGTGGCAGCCGGGCATGGACCACGCCGGCATCGCCACGCAGAACGTCGTCGAACGCGAGCTGGGCAAGGAGGGCAAGTCCCGGCACGACCTCGGCCGTGAGGCGTTCGTCGAGCGCGTCTGGCAGTGGAAGGCCGAGTCCGGCGGCCAGATCAGCGGCCAGATGCGCCGCCTGGGCGACGGCGTCGCCTGGTCCCGCGAGCGCTTCACCATGGACGAGGGCCTCTCCCAGGCGGTCCAGACCATCTTCAAGCGCCTCTACGACGACGAGCTGATCTACCGCGCCGAGCGCATCATCAACTGGTGCCCGCGCTGTCTGACGGCCATCTCGGACATCGAGGTCGAGTACCAGGACGACGACGGCGAGCTCGTCTCCATGAAGTACGGCGACGGGGACGACGCGATCGTCGTCGCCACCACCCGCGCCGAGACGATGCTCGGCGACACCGCCGTCGCCGTCCACCCCGACGACGAGCGCTACAAGCACCTGGTCGGCAAGCTCATCACGCTCCCGCTGACCGACCGCTCCATCCCGGTCGTCGCCGACACCCACGTCGACCCCGAGTTCGGCACCGGCGCCGTCAAGGTGACCCCGGCCCACGACCCGAACGACTTCGAGATCGGCCAGCGGCACGACCTGCCGTCCATCACCGTGATGGACGAGCACGCCGTCATCACCGTCCACGGCCCCTTCCAGGGCATGGACCGCCTGGAGGCCCGCTCCGCCATCGTCGCCGCGCTGCGCGCCGAGGGCCGGATCGTCGCCGAGAAGCGGCCCTACGTCCACTCCGTCGGCCACTGCTCGCGCTGCAAGACCACCATCGAGCCGCGCCTGTCCATGCAGTGGTGGGTCAAGGTCGGCCCGCTGGCGAAGGCGGCCGGCGACGCCGTCCGCGACGGCAAGGTCAAGATCCATCCGCAGGAGATGGAGAAGCGGTACTTCGACTGGGTCGACAACCTCCACGACTGGTGCATCTCGAGGCAGTTGTGGTGGGGCCACCGCATCCCGGTCTGGTACGGCCCGAACGGCGAGGTCGTCTGCGTCGGCCCCGACGAGGAGCCCCCCGGCACCGAGGCGGACGGCTGGAAGCAGGACACGGACGTCCTCGACACCTGGTTCTCCTCGGGCCTGTGGCCGTTCTCCACCCTCGGCTGGCCCGAACAGACCGAGTCGCTCGCGAAGTTCTACCCGAACTCCGTCCTGGTCACCGGCTACGACATCCTCTTCTTCTGGGTCGCCCGGATGATGATGTTCGGCCTGTACGCGATGGACGGCACCCCGCCGTTCCACACCATCGCCCTGCACGGCATGGTCCGCGACCAGTTCGGCAAGAAGATGTCGAAGTCCTTCGGCAACGCGGTCAACCCGCTGGACTGGATGGACAAGTACGGCTCCGACGCCCTCCGGTTCACGCTGGCCCGCGGCGCCAACCCCGGTGTCGACGTGCCGATCGGCGAGGACTGGGTCCAGGGCTCCCGCAACTTCGCCAACAAGATCTGGAACGCCACCCGCTTCGCGCTGATGAACGGCGCCACGGTCGAGGGACCGCTGCCGGAGCCGTCGAAGATGTCGGCGACGGACCGCTGGATCCTGTCCCGGCTGAACTCGGTGGTCGCCGAGGTCGACGCCCTGTACGAGGACTTCCAGTTCGCGAAGCTGTCCGACGCCCTCTTCCACTTCGCGTGGGACGAGGTCTTCGACTGGTACGTCGAGCTGTCCAAGACCGTCTTCCAGGCGGGCGGCGAGCCGGCCGAGGTCAGCAAGCGGGTCCTCGGTGAGGTCCTGGACGTCACCCTCAAGCTGCTGCACCCGGTCGTGCCGTTCGTCACGGAGACGCTCTGGACGACGCTGACCGGCGGCGAGTCGGTCGTCATCGCCGAGTGGCCGGCCGACAGCGGCTTCCGTGACAGCGGCGCCGAGCGCGAGATCGAGACCCTCCAGTCGGTCATCACCGAGGTCCGCCGCTTCCGTGCCGACCAGGGCCTGCAGCCCGGCCAGCGGGTCCCGGCCCGACTGACGCTGGACGGCACCGCCCTCGCCCCGCACGAGGCCGCCATCCGCCAGCTGCTGCGCCTGCAGCCGGAGGGCGAGTCGTTCACGGCCACGGCGACGCTGCCGGTCGCCGGTGCGGAGGTCGCCCTCGACCTCTCCGGCACCATCGACGTGGCTGCCGAGCGCAAGCGGCTCGCGAAGGACCTGGCCGCCGCCGAGAAGGAGAAGGCCCAGGCCACGGCCAAACTCGGCAACGAGGCGTTCCTCGCGAAGGCCCCGGAGAACGTGGTCGACAAGATCCGCACCCGCCTGGCCAAGGCGGAGGAGGACATCGCCCGCATCCAGGCCCAGCTGGACAAGCTGCCGCAGGCGTAATCCGCGATACGGCCCGGAGGGCCCCGGCACCTTGAAGGCGCCGGGGCCTCGGCCGACCGCAAAGGCTCCGGTGCGTGTCGGACTCCGGGGCCGTGACCGACTCGGGGGCGCGGGGAACTGCGCGACGAGCCACCACGCACCCGCACCCCGCAGCCGGTCCCGGCCACCCCGAACCGCCGCCGCCCACCCCGCACCCGTCCGCGAAGACAAGCCACCCCATACCGGCGCCGCGAAGCGCCCCTCCGCTCCGTAGACTGGCCTCGTGAGCGACCACCCCGGCAACAGCGACACTCCCGACCCCCTCGACAGCTTCGAGGAGATGATCGAGGCCGAGACCGACCGCGACCCCGACCTGGCGGTGATCGAGGCCGGCAGCCGCACCCTGCGCACCCAGGGCGGCCCGCCGCAGGCCGACGTACCCGCGCGGCCGGCGGACCCGGAGGTCGACAGGGCCCTGCGCGAGGTCGAGGCGGACCTGGCCACCCGCTGGGGCGAGACCAAGCTGGAGCCCTCGGTCAGCAGGATCGCCGCGCTGATGGACGTCCTCGGCGAGCCGCAGCGCTCGTACCCCTCGATCCACATCACGGGCACGAACGGCAAGACCTCCACCGCCCGCATGATCGAGGCCCTGCTCGGCGCCTTCGACCTGCGCACCGGCCGGTACACCAGCCCCCACGTGCAGTCGATCACCGAGCGGATCAGCCTGGACGGCGCCCCGATCTCGGCCGAGCGGTTCATCGAGACGTACCAGGACATCAAGCCGTACGTCGAGATGGTGGACGGGCAGCAGGAGTACCGGCTGTCCTTCTTCGAGGTGCTCACCGGCATGGCGTACGCGGCCTTCGCGGACGCGCCCGTGGACGTCGCCGTCGTCGAGGTCGGCATGGGCGGCTCCTGGGACGCCACCAACGTGATCGACGGCGACGTCGCCGTGGTCACCCCGATCGACCTGGACCACACCGACCGCCTCGGTGAGACGCCCGCGGAGATCGCCACCGAGAAGAGCGGCATCATCAAGCAGGACGCGACCGTCATCCTGGCCCAGCAGCCGGTGGACGCGGCGCAGGTGCTGCTGAAGAAGGCCGTCGAGGTGGACGCCACCGTGGCCCGCGAGGGGCTGGAGTTCGGGGTCGTCGCCCGGCAGGTCGCCGTCGGCGGGCAGCTGCTCACCCTGCGCGGTCTCGGCGGCGAGTACCCCGAGGTGTACCTCCCGCTGCACGGCGGACACCAGGCGCACAACGCGGCCGTCGCCCTCGCCGCCGTGGAGGCGTTCTTCGGCGTCGGCGCGCAGCGCGCGGAGCCGCTGGACACCGACACGGTCCGCAAGGCCTTCGCCGCCGTGTCCTCCCCGGGCCGCCTGGAGGTCGTACGACGGTCGCCGACGGTCGTCCTGGACGCCGCGCACAACCCGGCGGGTGCCGCGGCCACCGCGGAGGCCGTGCGGGAGGCGTTCGACTTCACCCGGCTGATCGGGGTCGTCGGCGCGAGCGGCGACAAGAACGTGCGGGGGCTGCTGGAGGCCTTCGAGCCGATCTTCGCCGAGGTCGTCGTCACGCAGAACTCCAGCCACCGCGCCATGGACTCGGACGAGCTCGCCGCCATCGCCGTCGAGGTGTTCGGCGAGGAGCGGGTGCAGGTCGAGCCGCGGCTGCCCGACGCCCTGGAGGCCGCGATCACGCTGGCCGAGGAGGAGGGCGAGTTCGCGGGCGGTGGCGTCCTGGTCACCGGTTCGGTCATCACGGTCGGCGAGGCCCGGCTGCTGCTGGGGAAGGGCTGAGGTCTCCCGTGCGTACGCTCTGTTCATCGACTCTCATCGGCGAGTTCTTCGTCATCGGCTTCGCCGGGCTCGTCGCCATGAAGCAACCGGACCTGTCCACCTCGACGGTGTGGCTGGTCAGCGGCATCGCCATGCTGCTGTGCGTGCTGCTGTGCGGCATGGTGACCCGGCCCGGCGGGATCGCCCTCGGCTGGGTCCTGCAGATCGCCCTGGTCGCCTCCGGCGTCTTCGTCCCGACCATGTACTTCATGGGCGTGATCTTCGCGGCCCTGTGGTGGGCCTCGGTCCACTACGGCAGGAAGATCGACGAGGCGAAGGCCCGCTTCGCGGCCCAGGCCGCCGAGAACACCCCCTCCGGCGCCTGACGGCATCCGCCGGCCGGGTCCCCGGCCGGCGACGGCAGCTCTCGGTCACGACGG of the Streptomyces sp. 1222.5 genome contains:
- a CDS encoding valine--tRNA ligase, with the protein product MTENAHQQPPAPDSELPTQYAPADVEGPLYERWVERGYFEADAKSDKPPYTVVIPPPNVTGSLHLGHAFEHTLIDALTRRKRMQGHETLWQPGMDHAGIATQNVVERELGKEGKSRHDLGREAFVERVWQWKAESGGQISGQMRRLGDGVAWSRERFTMDEGLSQAVQTIFKRLYDDELIYRAERIINWCPRCLTAISDIEVEYQDDDGELVSMKYGDGDDAIVVATTRAETMLGDTAVAVHPDDERYKHLVGKLITLPLTDRSIPVVADTHVDPEFGTGAVKVTPAHDPNDFEIGQRHDLPSITVMDEHAVITVHGPFQGMDRLEARSAIVAALRAEGRIVAEKRPYVHSVGHCSRCKTTIEPRLSMQWWVKVGPLAKAAGDAVRDGKVKIHPQEMEKRYFDWVDNLHDWCISRQLWWGHRIPVWYGPNGEVVCVGPDEEPPGTEADGWKQDTDVLDTWFSSGLWPFSTLGWPEQTESLAKFYPNSVLVTGYDILFFWVARMMMFGLYAMDGTPPFHTIALHGMVRDQFGKKMSKSFGNAVNPLDWMDKYGSDALRFTLARGANPGVDVPIGEDWVQGSRNFANKIWNATRFALMNGATVEGPLPEPSKMSATDRWILSRLNSVVAEVDALYEDFQFAKLSDALFHFAWDEVFDWYVELSKTVFQAGGEPAEVSKRVLGEVLDVTLKLLHPVVPFVTETLWTTLTGGESVVIAEWPADSGFRDSGAEREIETLQSVITEVRRFRADQGLQPGQRVPARLTLDGTALAPHEAAIRQLLRLQPEGESFTATATLPVAGAEVALDLSGTIDVAAERKRLAKDLAAAEKEKAQATAKLGNEAFLAKAPENVVDKIRTRLAKAEEDIARIQAQLDKLPQA
- a CDS encoding folylpolyglutamate synthase/dihydrofolate synthase family protein, giving the protein MIEAETDRDPDLAVIEAGSRTLRTQGGPPQADVPARPADPEVDRALREVEADLATRWGETKLEPSVSRIAALMDVLGEPQRSYPSIHITGTNGKTSTARMIEALLGAFDLRTGRYTSPHVQSITERISLDGAPISAERFIETYQDIKPYVEMVDGQQEYRLSFFEVLTGMAYAAFADAPVDVAVVEVGMGGSWDATNVIDGDVAVVTPIDLDHTDRLGETPAEIATEKSGIIKQDATVILAQQPVDAAQVLLKKAVEVDATVAREGLEFGVVARQVAVGGQLLTLRGLGGEYPEVYLPLHGGHQAHNAAVALAAVEAFFGVGAQRAEPLDTDTVRKAFAAVSSPGRLEVVRRSPTVVLDAAHNPAGAAATAEAVREAFDFTRLIGVVGASGDKNVRGLLEAFEPIFAEVVVTQNSSHRAMDSDELAAIAVEVFGEERVQVEPRLPDALEAAITLAEEEGEFAGGGVLVTGSVITVGEARLLLGKG
- a CDS encoding DUF4233 domain-containing protein, producing MRTLCSSTLIGEFFVIGFAGLVAMKQPDLSTSTVWLVSGIAMLLCVLLCGMVTRPGGIALGWVLQIALVASGVFVPTMYFMGVIFAALWWASVHYGRKIDEAKARFAAQAAENTPSGA